GGAATACGACAAGCTAGCCCGGTACGCAGAACGGTGCGACGCGCACACAACCGACCAAGATTCGGATTCGTGTCACGATTTCTGATCGTTCTTTCGCTGTCTTGACTGAATCCTCGAGCGACTCGCTTCGAGCCAAGACGGATGCCTTAGACAGATACCTTGGACAGATGCCTTGGACGGATGCCTTGGCCTGATCTTTGCCAGTTGCTTTCCCCTGCCAGCACTTGTTCGTCCGCGGATGTCGGGGTCCTTCGGCGAAATCCTCCGCATCATTCGCGTTGCCAATCCACAACGTACGCGCACCATCGGCGCGCCGATGGTTCGGAATGCACACACTTTTGCCGATAATCGATCTCAAAAAGTCGAAAACGACCAGAGAGGCAAGCAGTATTGATTCAGGCCGAAAAAAGCGTGGTCGAGCACATGCTCGCATCGTTGACAATCAGCGCGCTGCAGAGCCGGGCCGCTCCAACCCACGAACAGGTGATGCATCATTTGGAGCTTGCGTACGAAAGAGCGGGTCTGATCCCGACGCAGGCATCTGCGATCCGGGTACTGGAGCGTATCTCACGTGAGATCAACAAGGCCGAGACGGTGTTGGAGTTCATCGGCCGAGGCGAGGGGCACCCACACTGAATTGACGCACGAGGCTCCCTCACGCCTCGCTCATCACACGATCTGAGTGACGGAAGGAAGCAGGATGTCGGTCCAGCTCGCGGTCTGACTAGCCCATCCTGTCTTTGATCTGTGCAGCGATGCCAATCATTGTGCCTTCGATACCGTTGCGAGGGAGCCTAAGGGAGCTGTTGCGAAACCGGCATCCCTCGGCCGCAAGGGCGGGGCACGATCACAGCGCGATTTTCGATCGGATGCTTTTCCGTGTTCGGCGCGCAGGATCACAAGTGGCGAGCAGCGCCTCGCTATCGTCGATCGGCCCTTTTCATCACCTTGTCGTGTTTGACGCACCAGCCAAGCGGGCGCTGCAGGTGAATGCAGAGCTTTCGTCGGTCTCATGTCAATCGTCGATGGGGCGAAGATCCGTTCGAACGAGACGCTTCGTTCCTGTCCAGCGCTCGAGCTCGCCAAAACGCTGATGTGGTGCCAGACGCATCTGGCGAGTAGCGGCACTTGCGGAGGGTGAAAGGGGTTTCTAACTCCGCAAACGCTATCGGGCTAGAACGCGATCCGGTTTGGAAGTTCGCCAAGGACCGCTCGCAAGTCCGCTTTGGTCGATTCCAACCAGAATCGGACGCAACGGGCGAATTGTCCTCGAGACCTCAATCGCTACAAAACCTGCATCTCCATATGATGCGGAGTTTGCGCCGCGATTTGATCACGTTTTGGTTCTATACAATCAGTCGCGCCGTGGTGGTGGTGGAAGGCGCAGTCCGTACTCTCTTGAGCGGGAACCACCACCGTGCTTGCCCTTGGACTTGCCCTCAATCTCGTTGGGCTCGGCCTCTTGTTCTGGCTGATCTTTGCTCTCGCAGTCTATGCCCTCCCATTCTTTGTTGCGGTCAGCGCCGCTGCAATGGCATTGGAGCGCGGCGCCGGGATGACTGGCGCGCTCATTGTCGCCATCATCAGTGCCGCCTCGATGCTCGCCATTGGTCAATTCGCCCATTCTGTGGCGCGGCCGATCATCTTGCGCGGCATGATTGGCGGAGTATTTGCCATTCCGGCAGGAATTTCTGGATACCATGTCATGCTCGCCTTATCGCAGATCGGCGTATCCTCGCCGTTCTGGCGTGAGGCCTTCGCATGCGTCGGCGCAATCTTCATCGCCTCGAAGGCCTGGACGCAGATCACTGTCTTGAGCGGGCCAGATGCGGCGCCGAGCAGGTTGACCAATTCTGCGTCAACCGGCTCTCTCGTCCGCGACGCCTGAGGAAATCGTCCCTGGCCGCTACATCTGGGTTGCTTTTCCTCTGTGGGTGCCGAGGCCTCATTGCAGGAGCTTTTCGGGGAAGGGCGGACTTCGTCGCGCTCAATCGGACTCTGCCAGCCTCATTCGGCCCTGACACGGGCCAGTGGGAGGGGCTTGGTTGCGGCTTTTTGCCTGGCGGCAATGTCGCCTTTTCCCGCACGCTCTTTCTTTCTCTGCGCCGAAACCTGCCGCCTTCTTGTGTTGCAAAGCGAGGTCTGCCACGTCTTTTCCCGCTTAAGTCTGTGTTCAGCGCTCGGACGCACCTCGCCTCGTTGGCTTGATCTGGCCGAAGACCGGCTGCGCCTCGATCGTCTGAGACGCAATGCCGCCGGTGAGACTTTCTTCCCCTGGGCTAACGCCCATTCCTCGCGAGACAAGAAAGTCTCCCCGCCGGCATCCTCCGCCTAACGCTCCGGCCCGCGGAAAGACGCGGGTGCGTCGCCGATCGTCTTCGGCTGTCAGATCGCCATCGAGGCCGCGGTGGTCGCGGGGCTCGACACAAACCAAGGAGAAGTGACATGGCTACCATCGGTTCTTTCAAGAAGGTCGGCTCCGATTTCCAGGGCGAGATCGTCACGCTGAGCCTGCAGGCCAGGGGCGTCCGCATCGTCGCCGAGGCCAACCGCTCAAACGAGAACGCTCCCAGCCACCGCGTCTATGTGGGCCGGGCAGAAATCGGGGCGGCCTGGTCCAAGCGCTCCGAGGAAGGCCGCGACTACCTCTCGCTCAAGCTCGATGACCCCTCGTTCAACGCGCCGATCTACGCCAACCTCTTCGACGATGAAGACGGCGAAGGCTGTACGCTGCTCTGGTCGCGGCCGCGCAAGACCGGCGAGTAAGCCTCACAACACCTACGCCCCGCCCGATCTACTCGGGCGGGGCGTTCTTTTGGGTAGAGCGCACCCAAGTCGCGTGCGAGAAGGGCTTATGGCCAAGAATAAGGTTGCCATCGGCGAGCATCGGCGGCATCGGCTGGCCGGTACTACGTCTTGCGCCCGAAGCGAACGGGGCAGGCGGACCACGAAAGCGCGGCCGAAAACGATCAACGAGGCCAAAGGCACGTTTCGTCTCTCAAGAACCGGAACAATCTAACGGCGACTGAGATGTCCGGCCATTCAGGCGTTAGGCATCAGGTCGCCCGCTCCGCTCTCTGGGCTTGGTTTCCGGTTCTTGGAGACCCAAGGGAGACGACATCAGTTCTCGGTTCATAAATTCTGCGAGCTTTATCGCGCGATTATTCGATTGACGCATCAAGGAATGTAGAAACTTGCCCACCGAGAACGTCACCATCAGCATGATGGGGCGAGGTTTCGCCCTCGCGCGCGCCTTTGGTTGCAGCAGTTGTCAATCACGAGCATTCGACTCTCATTGATGAATGGTGACGGACCCTAGATGACGGAGAACACGTGCAAGTCTAAGCCCGTGAGGCGCATATGAATGCATTCGCAATGTAAATGATATCCATCAACACAATCGATTTTCTTTAGTCGTCCTAACGAGGAATACGAAGGCATCGGGCAGCGACATGGGGGTGAATCCTAAGGAGCATTTGCGATGGAAAGGTTTATCTGGGGGAGCTCGAGTGACAATAGCCTCTTCGGCGGCAGCGGCGACGATCTGATGATGGATCCCCGCGGCAATGACTGGATCGACGGGGGGGCTGGCAACGACTCCATCTCGGCCGGCGAGGGCAATGACCGGGTCTTCGGTGGTGCCGGTAATGACCAGGTCTTCGGCGAAGAGGGCAACGACTATCTCTATGGCGGCGACTACGGCGGCAATAACCGCGACCAACCGCGCATCATCGGTGTAGACAATGACAAGCTCTACGGCGGCCCCGGCGATGATGTGCTCTTTGCCGGTGACGGCAGGGATTTTCTGAGCGGTGGCTCCGGCCACGACACCTTTGTCTTCCAGTTCCACGACCCGATCCCCGGGCTCGACCCGAAGTACGGGCCGGATCCGGACAATACCAGCATCTGGGATTTCGATCCGGCGCAGGACACTCTCGCCTTTGATGCCGTGGGTCTCTATAACGACGGATCCAGAGCGAACTTCGTCAACCACGCCAGTGAGCAGCCGGGCTATCCGGTTGACACGTTTTACAGCGGCCCGGCCTTCGGTGCCAATGGCGAACACGTGGTGGTAATCACTGATCGGTCTTTCGCCTCCGGTACTCAGGCGGCGAGTGCGATCTCCCACGAGAGCGCCGGCGACATCATCGTCTACCACGACTACCAGACCCAAACCGCGAATTTGGCCTTTGTCACGTCCGCGAACCACGTGGACGAATTCGCCCATCTGGGCAGCTTTCAAGGTGTGGCCGATCTGGCCCATCTGCACCTGACCGCGTCAGACTTTACCTTCGTCTGATCGAGCCACGTCCCGCCATCTCGGCGGGACGCTTTGTGCCATCACTCCTCTGGCGCAACAAGGATGCTGCCGCACCTCGATGAAGATGATTTCAAATTTCAATGTTGCGCTCACGATCTGTCTCGAAAGCACCAAGATACCTAAGATCGGAGCGTAGCTCGCTCAACAGCCACGGCATCATACCGAATCTACGCCAACGTCTGCGTCGTGGATCAATCATCGAGCCCGGGCTGGCTGAACGCACCACAAAGCAAATCCAACGAGGTGTTCACACTTCGCGGTCGGGGTAGAAATCTATATCCGTACCTTCACCGACCTGCAGCCACAAAGCCGTAGTCCTTCAAACGGGCCCTTGCGAAACGACGGTGGCAAGAAAGCATGGTTCACCGGGAAGAGGTCGGGCGACGCTTCCCGACGATGATGCCGAGATCGCGCCGAAAGCCGAGCGCGACAACCAACTTCGCCACGACAAACATGGGTCCGACCAACAGGTGGGTCGGATTGTCGATCATTGCCGGCCGCCGGCGCTCGAACACCAAGTGCCCAATGATCAGCAATGCAACACCGAGCACAATTATGGCGGCAGTAAGCGACCACATCCCGACGGTCGTCACATGGTTGAGGATCACGGCGGCTGCTGCACGCAATGCGATCACAGCGGGAAGGATCGCGGCGCCAAGCTCGAAATCGAGCGCGAGCCAAAAGATCAGCACAGGCGTGAGCGCGATGGTCGCCACGCTGATCTGGATCTCGTATAGTGTGATGACCCAAAGACTGAGCGGAAGACTGGCAGCCAGGAACAAGAACAGGATGCCGAAGACGTGCATCGCGCAATTGTAGGGATCGCGACGATACTCCACGTAATCGGCGAGCAGCCGACGGAATGAGGAGTTCATCGCGCGCTCGCCTTGCTCGTTATGTCCGCGGCCACAGCGCAATTCATCGTTTGCCAAACGCATATGCTGGCCCACTGTCGAAAACATCTCCTGCGTAAGCGCAGGAAAGCCTCACGTCAAATCTACCAAAAACATCATACTTGGTAGATTCGTATAACCTGCTCTCTCGATGCTTGAACCTGTTCGATGGCGAAGACGGCGAACGCCGAACGTGCGTTTCGTGGTGGCCGGGCAAGACCGAGGAGCAAGACCGAGGAGTATGTGTGGTGCGCCCCTTCGATCCGCAGGAAGCAGCGCTCTTTGAACCGCGCAGCATGACACCGGGGACATCGAGTTTTCTCGTTTCGATCCGCGCGGCGTAACGACCAGAACTCGTCCGATTGGAACTCACGAGGCCGATCGAGCTGCCGGGAACTGTTCGCCGCGCAAGGGCCATCGGCACGTCGGCGGCTTCGTGAGAATAGAGGAGGGGGGAACGAAAATTCGAAAGCCGCGGAGAGACCGACGTGCCGGCGGGCAGGCAAGTCAAGTTCTCGCATCGGCGCTGCCGCGGTTGCGTCCGGACGGCGTGGCAAGAACGGCCTTGTATGGCAGAGCGCCGGCAATTCGAGCCATGAGTTGCCGCAGCCACCGGTGGGCGGCGGAATGATGCGTCCGGGACGTCCAGGTCATCCCGATCTGAAACGGCTCGGGGAAAGGACACGACGTGGCCACGACGGATTTGGCGATGTTCGAAGCGATGCGACTTGGCACCGTCGAAATCAGATCCGTGCTGGGGAGAATGTGGGTGAGATCAGAAATGCTCGGCACGGTGACCACCTGGTTGAGCGAGAGGCCGCGTTCATCCAATCCTCTGAGATAACCTGATCGCCAGGTGCCGCCATAAGTGACGACGGCGTGGCCCGCCTTGACATAGTCGTCGACACGCAGCCTCCTGCCGGCGAGCAGATGGCTGCGGTGCATGACGCACATATAGTGGTCATCCAGCAGATGGCGATGATAGAGGCTATCCTCATGCACGTCGTAGGGGCCGAGGAGAAGATCGGCTTCGCCGCGTTTGAGATACGCGATACCTTTGGCGCGCGCCGTCTTGATCTCCAGCAGCAGGCGCGGCGCCCGACGCCTGATCTCGGCGATGGTGCGCGGCAGAATGATCGAGCGTTCGTAATAGTTGCAGGCGATTGTCACCCGCCCGGACGCGCTTGCGGGATCGAAATCCGTCGGCTGCATCAGGCCCTCAAAACCTTCGAGCAGGCGGCTGGCACATTCGACGATCTCGATGCAGCGGGGCGTTGCTGCGATGCCGCCGCGCTGGCGCACGAACAGCTTGTCGCGGAACGCCGCGCGTAGCCGATCCATGGTGTAGCTGATCGTCGATTGATTGGTGCCGAGTGCTTCGGCGGCCTTCGAAAACGACCCCAGTTCCGACACCAGGCGCAAGGTACGGATCGCGGCAAAATCAATCGCGAATGGATCCCAATCCTTTGCCATCTCCTCAAGACTCTCCCGGCGAAAAACGATGCGATATCGAAAGAGTAGATAAGGGATATCAACTCTGTCCGATTGTTCGACAACCATTGCCAACGCAATCTGCTCGAAAGTGGGAGTTAAGACGGCAAGCCCGCGACCATCGACCGAACCATGGAGATAGCTGCCCGATGAACGCACCCAAACCCTTTCCGCTCAATGCCTGGTACGCGGCTGCATGGTGTCACGAGATCGCCCGCGAGCTTTCCGCCCGCACGATCTGCGGCAAGAACGTCGTGCTCTACCGCCGCACGGATGGCGCGATCACAGCGCTGGAGGATGCCTGCTGGCACCGGCTGCTGCCGTTGTCGCTCGGACATCTCAAGGGCGATGACGTCATGTGCGGCTATCACGGGCTGGTCTTCAATTCGGCCGGCCGCTGTTCCTACATGCCTGCACAGAAGACGATCAATCCGTCAGCTTGCGTGCGTGCCTATCCGGTCGCTGAGCGACATCGCCTGGTCTGGCTCTGGCCCGGCGATCCTGCGCTTGCGGACCCCGATAAAATTCCGGATTTTCACTGGAACGGTGGCACACAATGGGTTGGCGAGGGTGGCACGTTCTATCAGTTGAAATGCGACTATCGCCTGGTCGTCGACAACCTCATGGACCTTACGCACGAGACCTATGTGCACGCCGGCAGCATCGGCGACGAGGCGATCACGGCTGCGCCCTTCGATGTGACCCACACGGACAACACGGCGACGATGACGCGCTGGATGATCGACATCGAGCCGCCCCCGTTCTGGGGACGTCAGCTCGGACGGCCGGGCCGCGTCGATCGCTGGCAGATCGTGACGTTTCAGGCACCATCGGTCGTGGTCGGCGACGTCGGCGTCGCCCTGACAAATACGGGCGCGCCGCAAGGCGATCGTTCGCACGGCGTCAGCGGCGCGTTCTTGGCGGCGATCACGCCCGAAACCGAGACGACCTGCCACTATTTCTGGAACTTCGTCCGAAATTATCGGAAGGATGATGTGGAACTGACGAGAGCGCTCCAGCTCGCCCACGTCAATGGCGGGGCAGGCGTCTACGATCAGGATCACAGGATCTTGGAGGCGCAGCAGGCCGCCATCGACAAGAACCCGCGTTCGCCTTTTTACGATCTCAACATCGATGCGGGCGCGCTCTGGGCACGGCGGCTGATCGACCAGATGATGGCCGGCGAACAGGGCGGCGTGATCGAAGACGTTGCAGCTGAATAAGCGAAAAGTCATGGCCAAGCCGATGGAACGGATAAGTGCACGTCTTCGCGCCACGCGCGATCTCACGCCCAACGTCCGTCTTTTCGAGATCGAGCCGGATCGGCCGTTGATCAGGATAACACCTGGCAGTCACATCGACGTCGTCGTGCCGATTGACGGGCGGCCGCAGCTGCGTAGCTATTCGCTGGTAGGACCTTGCGGGGACGGGCTTTATCGCATCGCCGTCAAGCGGGTCGCTTCCAGCCGGGGCGGGTCGGCCGGCATGTGGCACCTCAAGACGGGCGAACGGTTCACGATCTCCGAGCCGAGGAACAGCTTTGAGTTGAGCTATGGCCGGCCCGAATATTTGCTGCTGGCCGGCGGCATCGGCATTACGCCGATCTACACAATGGCGCTGGCGCTGAAGCAAACGGGCGCGAAGTTTCGCCTGCTTTATGCAGCGCGCAGCCGTATCGACCTGGCGTTCGCGGAAGAACTTGCCCGCTACATCGGCGAACGGCTCCAGATCTTTGTCAGTGAAGAGGGACAGCGCATCGATATCGCCGGCGAGATCGCCAAGCTGGATCCGCGCGGCGAGCTCTATGTGTGTGGCCCATTCGGGATGTTGGAGGCGGCAAAGCGCTTGTGGCGCGAAGCGGGCAGGCCCGCGCCGCACCTCCGCTATGAGACGTTTGGCAATGGCGGCAACATTGCGGATGCGCCGTTCAAGATCAGGATTCCCAGGTTGGGTCTGGAAATCGACGTCCCTGCCAATCGCTCCATGCTAGAGGCGCTTGAAGATGCTGGCGTCGAGATGATCTTCGGTTGCCGGCGCGGAGAATGCGGCCTCTGCGTCCTGCCGATCTTGGAGCCGTCTGCCCAAGTCGATCATCGTGACGTCTTCTTCAGCAGTGAAGAGCGCGCGATGAACAGCAAGCTCTGCACCTGTGTCTCGCGCGCGGCCGGCGGTAGCTTAACCGTCGATACGCCCGATCGAACGCAGATCCGGCGTCATGGCTCTGACGCCAGCGTGGTCTAGGACGTGGCGCCGCAAGACCGCCATACTCTGTTTGACCTTCTCACACTTCGAGGCGTCGCGGCAGAACGAGCCGCGGTAGCTAGAACTCAATAAATTCCGTCTCTGGCCATCAATGCGGTTGCGTGGACATCTTGTTGGCGACGGCAACGATCACGAGAATGGGCGGTCCGCGATTCAGCATGCGCATGAGCCGCACATTTGGCGAGCCTTTGCCCATTGCCCAACGCACCGCCCCGCTCGCTGCAATCGGCCCAATTCCCGGCCGTCATCAGGGGCTTGGCTTCGGCAACATGGCTTTGGAACTGCTCTTCGGAGCTATCCTCGCGAGATCTGGCCGTGCGTTCGGCGGCGAGCGACAGGACTTCGTCTCGGAAGCTTTCAGTCTACTGGCTGCTGAAGGCCAGCGACCTGATCACGGCTCCCTGGCTCCGGACTTCGGAGGTCTCACTGATGGTGTCACCACTGGGCGCTCTACGTGAGACGCACCAACTACAATTGTCGAGCTGCCTGCGTCGACCAGTGCTCCGCTTCAGCAAACGGATAGCCTGGGTGGTCGCTAAGCGCCGTGGTCAACAAGGACTTACAGAACCCAGGCGTGAGCTTGCCGCGGTGAACCACGACGTTCTCATGACCCGTCGCGGCCTGGGCGTTCTGCCACTGCCGATTGTAGCCGCGCTGTTCATTGGACTTGACGTGGCAAGCGGAGAAGTCGGCGTCATCAAGCGTCGCCAACTGCCGCGCGTGTACCGGCTGCTTCGTATGGATGTGCACCCACATCGGATTCGGAATTGCACCATTGCGCAGCGCCCTGGGTTGCAGCTTGATCTCAAACAGCGCCCCTGGCTCACCCTTTAACGCGCGCGGTACATCCGCAGGCGCCAATTCCTCGGCCGCCCGCAAGTGTTCAAGGTATTTCTGCGACGGAAAGGCGTAGGTCTTCATGCAATCAATCCTCGTCGTGGCCTTTCGCTCGTTCAAAGCCTTGGCCAGCCCCTGGGCCTCGGACCCCATCACCTTGAGCCGGACTATTTTGTCGTGCACTTCGCGCAACTGCACAGGCGTGAGTAGACCGCGCCGGCGAGGCTCCTCCAACGCGGCCACACAGGCCTGCATCTCCGTGGCCTGGGTCTGCAGGCGCTTGACCACGGTGTCCACGACGTGGTCGGCGTCCTCGGTTTTCATCTGGCGCACTTGCGAGGCGGTCCTTTGCTGACCAGCCAGATCAAACTGCAAAAGTTCGTCCAAACGCTTGAGGAGTGGCGTCAGTGCCTCCATCGAGGGCGGGGCCTGCCAGATTGCCAAGTGCGTCGCCGACGATGATGCGTTCGCATGCGCCTCCTCTGCGCTCACGAGCTTCTTCGTTCCTAGATCCGAGAGCACGAGAACCTTGGCTGCTGGCGCCGTCTCGGACGTAGCGACCTGCGGCTGCGTCCGCCCGGCCGCCGAACTCCCGGCGCCAGCGGCCGGCGTGCGCTTGCCTTTCCCCTTCCTGCGCGCTGTTGTGCCTTCCGCCACTGCAGCATCGCCGGTCGTGTTGGTCGGTATCGCAGCCCGAGCGTCGGCCGGCGGTGCAATGTTGGCTGCGGTCTTCGGCTGCAGTGCCAGGAAGCGCATCGCCTCGTCCGCAGTGACCCACGCGCCTTCCACGATCTTACCCAAGAGCTCCAGTGGGAGATCGGCACCTGTTCCGACATCGCTTAGCTTGGCACCGATGTCATGCAACGCCGACGCAAACTCCGAAAGCCGCTCCATGACTCCTTCCAGAACTGCACAGTGCTCTGCATCGAGTGCGCGTCCTTTGCTGTTTAGAACGGCATCGGCCGTCGAGACGAATGCAGGAAAAACATCCTCGATGAAGGTTCCCAGCAGACGCACCCGCCCGTTCTCACCCATAAGGATTTCCCTCAAGGCTGGTTCGAACGTGCTCGCCTGCGGCTCAATCATGACCTGCGCGAGAGCGATCCGCGATTGCAGATGCATGCACTTCGTATTGAGTGCCCAGCCGGTGTGCAGCCGCAGTGCCGCCTCTTCGGCCTGCCGCATATCGGCCGTTGTACCTGGTAGGTTGGCGGTGGCGGCGCAGACTGACTGCATCCGTTCCGAGCGCAATGCCTTCTTTCCCCACCACGTCATGCAGGCCGCATAGCGGTCCGCCACACTGGAAACCGCTCGGCTCAGCTGGTCGGAGGGAGCGTTGGATCGGCGCATCCGGTCGAGCACGGTGGCCGCACTCTTTCTGCTCTGCTCCAAGGTGTAGATAGTCTGGGTGGCCAGCGTGTTGCATTGGTCCGCCGCTTGGAGCACCTCGTCGCGGAACCGGCGAGCCCGATCATCGGACAGAACCCTGCGCGCCACATGCGGGGGCAGGGTCGTGCGGTAGTCCAGAACTTTTGCGCCTGCCTTGACGAGCTGGTCGATCCGCTCTTGCGCCTCCGACGAGTTCCGCAACACTTGCGTGGCTGCACTACGGCAAGTGTCAAGTTCCTCAAGCAGGCCGTCCATTTGTCGCTTTGCTGCCTCGATCTCGTCGCCTGTCGCCGAAATGGGGACCTCCGTACCCGGAGTTCGCGGCTGGCTGGGCACCGGCGCCGTTCTGTCTTGAGGCCCAGAGCGCATCCGCTCCAAGACGGAATCGAACGATTGGCTACCTTCCCCAGCGGCAAGATCTGATTCCGAGCGCGAACTGCTCGATCCCGACGTGCTGTCCGCTCTAGCAGCCTCAACCTGCGACTTGAAAGGCCGCACCCGGCCAATGCGCGTCATATCCACCTCCGATCCAGGCGATAATGCGAAGCCTATCAAGATAGACCGCCTGGCTGACCATTAGCTGACGAAAAGCATTCTCGCGGATGCACAAAAAAGAATCCGAATCATCGTGGCCTCCAATTCCATGGAAGATCCCGTGGTCTTGAGTCTTCTGCCCGGCAGA
This region of Bradyrhizobium sp. CCGUVB1N3 genomic DNA includes:
- a CDS encoding DUF736 domain-containing protein produces the protein MATIGSFKKVGSDFQGEIVTLSLQARGVRIVAEANRSNENAPSHRVYVGRAEIGAAWSKRSEEGRDYLSLKLDDPSFNAPIYANLFDDEDGEGCTLLWSRPRKTGE
- a CDS encoding calcium-binding protein: MERFIWGSSSDNSLFGGSGDDLMMDPRGNDWIDGGAGNDSISAGEGNDRVFGGAGNDQVFGEEGNDYLYGGDYGGNNRDQPRIIGVDNDKLYGGPGDDVLFAGDGRDFLSGGSGHDTFVFQFHDPIPGLDPKYGPDPDNTSIWDFDPAQDTLAFDAVGLYNDGSRANFVNHASEQPGYPVDTFYSGPAFGANGEHVVVITDRSFASGTQAASAISHESAGDIIVYHDYQTQTANLAFVTSANHVDEFAHLGSFQGVADLAHLHLTASDFTFV
- a CDS encoding Mpo1-like protein — translated: MNSSFRRLLADYVEYRRDPYNCAMHVFGILFLFLAASLPLSLWVITLYEIQISVATIALTPVLIFWLALDFELGAAILPAVIALRAAAAVILNHVTTVGMWSLTAAIIVLGVALLIIGHLVFERRRPAMIDNPTHLLVGPMFVVAKLVVALGFRRDLGIIVGKRRPTSSR
- a CDS encoding LysR family transcriptional regulator, giving the protein MAKDWDPFAIDFAAIRTLRLVSELGSFSKAAEALGTNQSTISYTMDRLRAAFRDKLFVRQRGGIAATPRCIEIVECASRLLEGFEGLMQPTDFDPASASGRVTIACNYYERSIILPRTIAEIRRRAPRLLLEIKTARAKGIAYLKRGEADLLLGPYDVHEDSLYHRHLLDDHYMCVMHRSHLLAGRRLRVDDYVKAGHAVVTYGGTWRSGYLRGLDERGLSLNQVVTVPSISDLTHILPSTDLISTVPSRIASNIAKSVVATSCPFPEPFQIGMTWTSRTHHSAAHRWLRQLMARIAGALPYKAVLATPSGRNRGSADART
- a CDS encoding aromatic ring-hydroxylating dioxygenase subunit alpha gives rise to the protein MNAPKPFPLNAWYAAAWCHEIARELSARTICGKNVVLYRRTDGAITALEDACWHRLLPLSLGHLKGDDVMCGYHGLVFNSAGRCSYMPAQKTINPSACVRAYPVAERHRLVWLWPGDPALADPDKIPDFHWNGGTQWVGEGGTFYQLKCDYRLVVDNLMDLTHETYVHAGSIGDEAITAAPFDVTHTDNTATMTRWMIDIEPPPFWGRQLGRPGRVDRWQIVTFQAPSVVVGDVGVALTNTGAPQGDRSHGVSGAFLAAITPETETTCHYFWNFVRNYRKDDVELTRALQLAHVNGGAGVYDQDHRILEAQQAAIDKNPRSPFYDLNIDAGALWARRLIDQMMAGEQGGVIEDVAAE
- a CDS encoding PDR/VanB family oxidoreductase, which produces MAKPMERISARLRATRDLTPNVRLFEIEPDRPLIRITPGSHIDVVVPIDGRPQLRSYSLVGPCGDGLYRIAVKRVASSRGGSAGMWHLKTGERFTISEPRNSFELSYGRPEYLLLAGGIGITPIYTMALALKQTGAKFRLLYAARSRIDLAFAEELARYIGERLQIFVSEEGQRIDIAGEIAKLDPRGELYVCGPFGMLEAAKRLWREAGRPAPHLRYETFGNGGNIADAPFKIRIPRLGLEIDVPANRSMLEALEDAGVEMIFGCRRGECGLCVLPILEPSAQVDHRDVFFSSEERAMNSKLCTCVSRAAGGSLTVDTPDRTQIRRHGSDASVV